Proteins encoded in a region of the Candidatus Baltobacteraceae bacterium genome:
- a CDS encoding peptide ABC transporter substrate-binding protein: MKLARLLFALLLAMSFTACAKSGGGSGGTGTAAGHNAFTIPGVLRYGRQDEPDSLNPMFAHTDATDQVDGLIFSSLLRTDETGNYIPDLATAVPSYENGGISKDGKTITFHMRKGVVWSDGAPLDARDWMFTYHAVMNPANNTKLLLGWDNIATAAAPDNYTIVIRLKKPDAAVLGIFAFGGSAYPPLPAHLLAGLPNINNAPFNSHPISSGPFLLKQWDHGSQLVFVPNPRYYRGAPKLKEILWKVIPDVNTLFEQLQTHEIDVYPSVDENHIAALSQIHGITINKTLVGNWRHMGINMSKPQLRDVRVRLALAEAIDWKRINDTIYHGYNQLGVTDVFPKSWAAPTIPRYKHDIDGAKKLLTQAGWTMGGDGVLHKGPLAMDLTISTNNTNQENAEAEVAIQNQLKPLGINLTVRNYPVSLLFAQNGPIYSGKYDLEWSIETNGADPDNAGLWGSAFIPPHGANTSWLDDPLVDKYSEAAKRTFDRAARKALYQKEEERMHVLVPNVVLYWENSYTAMNSDFKGYKPAAFIQDTWNAWQWEI, encoded by the coding sequence ATGAAACTCGCTCGTCTTCTGTTCGCTCTGCTGCTCGCAATGAGTTTTACCGCCTGCGCGAAGAGCGGCGGCGGCAGCGGAGGAACCGGCACCGCGGCCGGTCACAACGCTTTTACCATCCCTGGCGTCCTGCGCTATGGGCGCCAGGACGAACCCGACAGCCTCAACCCGATGTTCGCGCATACCGACGCGACCGATCAAGTCGACGGCCTGATTTTTTCGTCGCTGCTGCGAACCGACGAAACGGGCAACTATATCCCCGATCTCGCAACCGCGGTACCGTCGTACGAGAATGGCGGCATCAGTAAAGACGGCAAGACCATCACGTTTCACATGCGCAAGGGCGTCGTCTGGTCCGACGGCGCGCCGCTCGACGCACGCGATTGGATGTTCACGTATCACGCGGTTATGAATCCGGCGAACAACACGAAGCTGCTGCTCGGCTGGGACAACATTGCGACGGCAGCCGCGCCCGACAACTACACGATCGTCATCCGGCTTAAGAAGCCGGATGCGGCGGTGCTCGGGATCTTCGCATTCGGCGGTTCCGCCTATCCGCCGTTGCCGGCCCATCTGCTCGCCGGCCTGCCGAACATCAACAACGCTCCGTTCAATAGCCATCCGATTTCGAGCGGCCCGTTTCTGCTCAAGCAATGGGATCACGGCAGCCAACTGGTCTTCGTTCCGAACCCGCGCTACTATCGCGGCGCGCCGAAGCTCAAAGAGATTCTCTGGAAGGTGATCCCCGACGTCAACACGCTTTTCGAGCAACTGCAGACGCACGAAATCGACGTCTATCCCTCGGTTGACGAAAATCACATCGCCGCACTCTCGCAGATTCACGGAATTACGATCAATAAGACGCTGGTTGGAAATTGGCGCCATATGGGTATCAACATGAGCAAGCCGCAGTTGCGCGACGTGCGCGTTCGGCTCGCACTCGCCGAAGCCATCGACTGGAAGCGCATCAACGATACGATCTATCATGGCTACAATCAACTAGGCGTGACCGACGTGTTCCCGAAGTCGTGGGCGGCGCCGACGATTCCGCGCTACAAGCACGATATTGACGGCGCCAAAAAGCTCCTCACGCAAGCCGGCTGGACGATGGGCGGCGACGGCGTGCTCCACAAGGGCCCGCTCGCGATGGACCTAACGATCTCGACCAACAACACCAATCAGGAAAACGCCGAGGCCGAGGTCGCGATTCAGAATCAGCTCAAACCGCTCGGTATCAATCTCACGGTACGCAACTATCCGGTCAGCCTGCTCTTCGCACAGAACGGCCCGATCTACAGCGGGAAGTACGATCTCGAGTGGTCGATCGAGACCAACGGCGCGGATCCCGACAATGCCGGGCTCTGGGGCAGTGCGTTCATTCCGCCCCACGGCGCGAATACGAGTTGGCTCGACGATCCGCTGGTCGACAAGTACTCCGAGGCCGCGAAACGCACGTTCGACCGCGCGGCGCGCAAAGCACTCTACCAAAAAGAAGAGGAGCGCATGCACGTGCTCGTGCCCAACGTCGTTCTCTATTGGGAGAACTCGTACACGGCCATGAACAGCGACTTCAAAGGTTACAAACCAGCCGCGTTTATTCAGGACACCTGGAACGCCTGGCAGTGGGAGATCTAA
- a CDS encoding C39 family peptidase, which translates to MLRAGVPATPWLPYVEWTADGRQSHSPVHGDLTVEIDVIRSSQPFDGVEVRADGVRFNALAFATPTHARASLPYAGQARILDVPARSQYVVDGERGWCSPTSLSMLNAYFGLDYDVSATARAVFDRAYNGTGNWAFNVAFSGSLGLRAAVVYLQNLDQAQRFIEAGIPIAISYSWSDGELPGAPLEQSDGHLVVLCGFTANGDCAVNDPAHPNLRAVYPRAALERVWQRNNGVAYAVAPLGLDFVALVDR; encoded by the coding sequence TTGCTCCGCGCCGGCGTTCCGGCAACCCCGTGGCTGCCGTACGTCGAATGGACCGCCGACGGTCGCCAATCGCACAGCCCCGTCCACGGCGATCTCACCGTCGAAATCGACGTGATTCGCAGTTCGCAGCCCTTCGACGGGGTCGAGGTGCGCGCCGACGGCGTACGCTTCAACGCACTCGCCTTCGCGACGCCCACGCACGCGCGCGCCTCGTTGCCGTACGCCGGCCAAGCGCGGATCCTCGACGTTCCCGCCCGCTCGCAATACGTCGTCGACGGCGAGCGCGGCTGGTGCAGTCCGACCAGCCTTTCGATGCTCAACGCCTACTTCGGGTTGGATTACGACGTGTCCGCGACGGCGCGCGCCGTTTTCGATCGCGCGTACAACGGAACGGGCAACTGGGCCTTCAACGTGGCCTTTAGCGGCAGCCTCGGTTTGCGCGCCGCGGTGGTGTATCTGCAGAATCTCGATCAAGCGCAGCGATTCATCGAGGCCGGCATACCGATTGCGATCTCCTATAGCTGGAGCGACGGCGAACTGCCCGGCGCACCACTCGAGCAATCCGACGGACATCTGGTCGTGCTCTGCGGTTTCACCGCCAACGGCGATTGCGCGGTCAACGATCCGGCACATCCGAATCTGCGTGCCGTCTATCCGCGCGCCGCGCTCGAGCGCGTGTGGCAACGCAACAACGGCGTCGCCTATGCGGTCGCCCCGCTCGGCTTGGATTTCGTCGCGCTCGTCGATCGCTGA
- a CDS encoding tRNA (cytidine(34)-2'-O)-methyltransferase, with protein MQPDDRLTSMERVADAPLHIALVEPEIPPNTGNVARLCAATGCALHLVEPLGFRIDDRELKRAGLDYWKHLNVVVHPSLDAFLDATTSRRRWYLSKRAETSYARALFERGDVLVFGKETKGLPEPLLAADPAHCLRIPMREQSVRSLNLSTAVGIVAYAALARLDFPGLH; from the coding sequence ATGCAGCCCGACGATCGGCTCACGTCGATGGAACGCGTCGCGGATGCGCCGCTGCACATCGCGCTCGTCGAGCCGGAGATTCCACCCAATACCGGCAATGTGGCGCGGCTCTGCGCGGCGACGGGCTGCGCCCTGCATTTGGTCGAGCCGCTCGGCTTTCGCATCGACGATCGCGAACTCAAGCGCGCCGGCCTGGATTATTGGAAACATCTCAACGTCGTCGTGCACCCCTCACTCGACGCATTCTTGGATGCAACGACATCGCGACGGCGCTGGTATCTCTCGAAGCGCGCCGAAACCTCCTACGCGCGAGCGCTCTTCGAGCGCGGTGACGTACTCGTCTTCGGCAAGGAAACGAAGGGTCTCCCGGAGCCGCTGCTCGCCGCCGACCCCGCGCATTGCTTACGCATCCCGATGCGCGAGCAATCCGTACGCAGCCTCAATCTTTCAACCGCCGTCGGAATCGTCGCCTACGCTGCGCTCGCGCGCCTCGATTTCCCCGGATTGCACTAG